One genomic window of Thiohalophilus sp. includes the following:
- the icd gene encoding NADP-dependent isocitrate dehydrogenase translates to MAYDKIAVPADGQAIAVNPDNSLYVPDNPVIPYLEGDGIGIDITPVMQKVIDAAVEKAYGGQRKLHWMEIYAGEKSTRLYGSDVWLPDETLDAIREFSVAIKGPLTTPVGGGIRSLNVALRQDLDLYVCLRPVRYYDGTPSPLKEPEKTDMVIFRENSEDIYAGIEWEAGTPEVKKVIQFLQQEMGVNKIRFPESSGIGIKPVSREGTERLVRKAIQYAIDNDRPSVTLVHKGNIMKFTEGAFKQWGYELAQREFGAQEIDGGPWCRFKNPQTGTEIVVKDVIADAFLQQILLRPEDYDVVATLNLNGDYVSDALAAQVGGIGIAPGANLSDTVALFEATHGTAPKYAGQDKVNPGSLILSAEMMLRHLGWTEAADRVVLAMSRAIANKTVTYDFERLMDGATLLSCSGFGDAMIEQMD, encoded by the coding sequence ATGGCTTACGACAAGATCGCCGTCCCCGCCGATGGTCAGGCCATCGCGGTTAATCCGGACAATTCCCTGTATGTGCCCGATAATCCCGTTATTCCGTACCTGGAAGGGGACGGGATTGGTATCGACATCACCCCGGTCATGCAGAAAGTCATCGATGCCGCGGTGGAAAAAGCCTACGGAGGCCAGCGCAAGCTGCACTGGATGGAAATCTACGCCGGGGAAAAATCCACCCGGCTCTACGGTTCGGATGTCTGGCTGCCGGATGAAACCCTGGACGCGATTCGCGAGTTCAGCGTGGCGATCAAGGGACCGCTGACCACGCCGGTCGGTGGCGGCATTCGCTCTCTGAATGTGGCCCTGCGCCAGGATCTGGACCTGTACGTCTGTCTGCGCCCGGTGCGCTATTACGACGGAACGCCGAGTCCGCTGAAAGAGCCCGAGAAAACCGACATGGTGATCTTCCGGGAAAATTCCGAGGACATCTACGCTGGCATTGAATGGGAAGCAGGCACCCCGGAAGTTAAAAAAGTCATTCAGTTCCTGCAGCAGGAGATGGGAGTCAACAAGATCCGGTTCCCGGAAAGCTCCGGCATCGGTATCAAACCGGTCTCCCGCGAGGGGACCGAACGACTGGTACGCAAGGCGATTCAGTACGCCATTGACAATGACCGGCCTTCGGTGACCCTGGTGCACAAGGGCAATATCATGAAATTCACCGAAGGGGCTTTCAAGCAATGGGGCTATGAGCTGGCCCAGCGGGAATTCGGCGCGCAGGAAATCGACGGCGGTCCCTGGTGCCGCTTCAAAAACCCGCAAACCGGTACCGAGATCGTCGTCAAGGACGTGATTGCCGATGCCTTCCTGCAGCAGATCCTGCTGCGCCCGGAAGATTATGACGTGGTGGCCACCCTCAACCTCAACGGCGACTATGTCTCCGATGCGCTGGCCGCCCAGGTCGGCGGGATCGGCATTGCTCCGGGTGCCAATCTGTCCGATACGGTGGCCCTGTTCGAGGCGACGCACGGCACCGCGCCCAAGTATGCCGGCCAGGACAAGGTCAACCCCGGCTCATTGATCCTCTCGGCCGAGATGATGCTGCGTCATCTGGGCTGGACCGAGGCGGCGGATCGGGTGGTGCTGGCCATGTCCCGCGCCATTGCCAACAAGACCGTGACCTACGACTTCGAACGGCTGATGGACGGGGCAACCCTGCTCAGCTGTTCGGGCTTCGGGGACGCGATGATCGAGCAAATGGACTGA
- a CDS encoding putative bifunctional diguanylate cyclase/phosphodiesterase, with protein MIVYSQNQVDKTTREAIQSVAEVRQLERQVNTIRNSLQGLEQRVYRRTVISYTRDESVEQQIQQYIEQLDRQINTLFTISTRHNNWQEAAKHDPESFAALTVELKKHVQRLKRYIGYYNMVAADTRLRFPFTRVINDRLLPLNNDFVTAINTAIQSVDSTGETSDNEKLNRLLTDLRYAWIQQTSIFRMFVLSRSGMFDTPRSAMEVTLNDRNLFWGVVGEFLEQLHELDQQEKLPFETSFAVQRMRDIYVEYAKYFSEIKPTLMSDRWRIDHLFLHEELQPEFTATTRLISQISEKIKNHSTTIIDKTHDVADRINLIIWLSGMIFIGLTLAGYLMFERLIRRPVRIVADAMNAEASGQSFYPIMPTNIEETRLLVDAFHNMQEQVHSRQARLESILDNAAEGVITMDVNGVIENFNQAAENLFGYSAEEVIGQNINQLFPRETQGHHGSYINRLFQGDIRPTDSEIETVGLQKDGTTFPVSIKVSEMNVGGKLLYTALVDDVSERITMISNLRHLAEHDSLTGLHNRYSFLQELERVVQRATRGMHDDVALLYIDMDNFKYVNDTMGHLAGDKLLIDVAGMLKKRSRETDLVARIGGDEFAVILYDVGQDDVLKAADAFREKLEHYHFSFEGVLADVGCSIGVAMVEQGVSKDELLARADLSCNAAKRSGRNKVHIYSEADKQNLENISDDMGWVRRIKNALRNNRFMFVVQPIMQAGTHEINRCEILLRMLDDESRFIMPSGFIPPAERFGLMPDIDRWVVNHAIDYLANDADDHYNLSINLSATSFDDEGMINFITDKIGQTGIDPTRITFEITETVAMANLELTATFLEQLRSLGCRTALDDFGVGYSSFAYLKDLPVDYVKIDGSFVRDIDSNELNKAIVKSMNDVAQAMGKLTVAEFVETEAGMRILELIGVDYLQGYYIGRPEIPSFEKRRITLRHNVCSLP; from the coding sequence ATGATTGTCTATAGTCAGAACCAGGTTGACAAGACAACCCGGGAAGCGATTCAAAGTGTCGCGGAAGTCCGTCAGCTGGAACGGCAGGTCAACACGATTCGCAACAGCCTGCAAGGTCTCGAACAACGCGTCTATCGGCGCACGGTGATCTCCTATACCCGGGATGAAAGCGTCGAGCAGCAAATTCAACAATACATTGAGCAGCTTGACCGACAAATCAATACGTTATTTACGATATCAACCCGCCACAATAACTGGCAGGAAGCGGCGAAGCACGATCCGGAATCATTCGCCGCACTGACGGTCGAGTTAAAGAAGCACGTTCAACGACTCAAGCGTTATATCGGTTACTACAACATGGTAGCCGCCGATACCCGGCTCCGTTTTCCCTTTACTCGAGTAATCAACGATCGATTGTTACCATTGAACAATGATTTTGTGACGGCAATCAATACTGCCATTCAGAGCGTCGATTCGACAGGCGAGACATCGGATAATGAAAAGCTGAACAGGCTTTTGACTGACCTGCGCTATGCCTGGATTCAACAGACCAGCATTTTTCGCATGTTCGTTCTGTCACGTAGCGGTATGTTCGATACACCCCGTTCGGCCATGGAGGTGACACTCAATGATCGCAATCTTTTCTGGGGTGTTGTTGGCGAATTTCTTGAACAGTTGCACGAACTTGATCAGCAGGAAAAACTGCCCTTTGAGACGAGCTTTGCCGTGCAGAGAATGCGTGATATTTATGTTGAATATGCAAAATATTTTTCAGAGATCAAACCGACATTGATGTCGGATAGATGGCGAATCGATCATCTTTTTCTGCATGAAGAGTTACAGCCGGAATTTACCGCAACAACACGACTCATTAGCCAGATAAGTGAGAAAATAAAAAACCATTCCACGACAATTATCGATAAAACGCATGATGTGGCGGATCGAATCAACCTGATAATCTGGCTGTCGGGAATGATCTTTATTGGCCTGACGCTGGCCGGTTACCTGATGTTCGAGCGCTTGATTCGCCGCCCGGTGCGTATTGTGGCCGATGCGATGAACGCCGAAGCCAGCGGTCAGTCTTTTTATCCTATTATGCCCACGAATATCGAGGAAACCCGACTGCTGGTCGATGCGTTTCATAACATGCAGGAGCAGGTGCACTCACGCCAGGCCAGGCTGGAATCGATTCTGGACAATGCCGCCGAGGGTGTTATTACAATGGACGTCAATGGCGTGATCGAAAATTTCAATCAGGCAGCGGAGAATCTGTTTGGCTACAGTGCCGAAGAAGTTATTGGGCAAAATATTAATCAATTGTTTCCCCGCGAAACCCAGGGGCACCATGGTTCGTATATAAACCGCCTTTTTCAGGGCGATATTCGACCTACGGATTCAGAGATCGAGACAGTCGGGTTGCAAAAAGACGGTACGACTTTTCCGGTCTCAATCAAGGTGAGCGAAATGAATGTTGGCGGGAAACTGCTGTATACCGCGCTGGTCGACGATGTCAGTGAGCGCATTACCATGATCAGTAATCTGCGTCATCTGGCGGAACATGATTCCCTGACCGGACTGCACAACCGCTATTCTTTTCTGCAGGAGTTGGAGCGAGTCGTGCAACGGGCGACTCGCGGCATGCATGACGACGTTGCTCTGCTGTATATTGATATGGATAACTTTAAATATGTCAACGACACCATGGGTCACCTGGCTGGTGATAAGTTGTTAATTGACGTTGCCGGGATGCTGAAAAAACGCAGTCGTGAAACCGATCTGGTTGCGCGTATTGGCGGCGATGAGTTCGCGGTTATTCTCTATGATGTGGGGCAGGATGATGTATTGAAAGCCGCGGATGCTTTCCGAGAAAAGCTTGAACATTATCACTTTTCATTTGAAGGGGTCCTTGCCGATGTGGGGTGCTCGATCGGCGTGGCAATGGTCGAGCAGGGCGTCAGCAAGGATGAGTTGCTGGCACGCGCCGATCTCTCCTGTAATGCCGCCAAGCGCTCGGGGCGTAACAAGGTTCACATTTACAGCGAAGCCGACAAGCAGAATCTGGAAAATATTTCCGACGACATGGGCTGGGTACGTCGCATCAAGAATGCGTTGCGCAATAACCGCTTCATGTTTGTTGTTCAGCCCATCATGCAGGCAGGTACACATGAAATCAATCGCTGTGAAATTCTATTGCGTATGCTGGATGATGAGAGTCGGTTTATCATGCCAAGTGGTTTCATCCCGCCGGCCGAGCGATTCGGCCTGATGCCCGATATCGATCGCTGGGTAGTCAATCACGCCATCGATTATCTGGCGAACGATGCAGATGATCATTATAACCTGTCAATCAATCTGTCAGCTACGTCGTTTGATGATGAGGGGATGATCAATTTTATTACCGATAAAATCGGGCAAACAGGCATCGATCCGACCCGAATAACTTTCGAAATTACCGAGACGGTCGCGATGGCCAATCTTGAGCTGACCGCCACGTTTCTGGAACAGCTTCGAAGTCTCGGCTGTCGTACAGCGCTGGATGATTTCGGGGTAGGCTATTCCTCGTTTGCGTATCTCAAGGACCTGCCGGTGGATTATGTCAAGATCGACGGTTCCTTTGTCCGCGACATCGACAGTAACGAGCTGAACAAGGCGATTGTCAAATCCATGAACGATGTCGCCCAGGCCATGGGTAAATTGACCGTGGCCGAATTCGTGGAAACCGAGGCCGGAATGCGCATTCTCGAGCTGATTGGCGTCGATTACCTGCAAGGCTATTATATTGGCCGGCCCGAAATTCCGTCTTTCGAGAAACGGCGCATTACCCTTCGCCATAACGTTTGCTCCCTGCCCTGA
- a CDS encoding NUDIX hydrolase has protein sequence MTFQPHLTVAAVIEQNGRFLMVEEDVEGRIVLNQPAGHVEAGESFVDAVIRETLEETAHPFEPQAVTGIYRWMHPDNGLTFVRHAFCGSVGEADTRLELDDGILRALWLSPEELLAQADKLRSPLVMQSIEDYLQGQRFALDLYRDIE, from the coding sequence ATGACATTTCAGCCCCACCTGACCGTCGCCGCGGTGATCGAACAAAACGGCCGCTTTCTCATGGTCGAGGAAGACGTCGAGGGCCGGATCGTCCTTAACCAGCCGGCCGGCCATGTGGAAGCCGGGGAAAGTTTCGTCGATGCCGTCATCCGCGAGACCCTCGAAGAGACCGCGCATCCGTTCGAGCCACAGGCCGTCACCGGCATCTATCGCTGGATGCACCCGGACAACGGTCTGACCTTCGTGCGCCACGCCTTCTGCGGCAGCGTCGGTGAAGCGGATACCCGCCTTGAACTGGACGACGGCATCCTGCGCGCCCTCTGGCTCAGCCCGGAGGAATTACTGGCACAAGCGGATAAACTGCGCAGCCCGCTGGTAATGCAAAGCATCGAGGATTACCTGCAGGGACAGCGTTTCGCTCTCGACCTGTATCGCGACATCGAGTAG
- the mnmA gene encoding tRNA 2-thiouridine(34) synthase MnmA, which produces MMPAMNIIVGMSGGVDSSVAALLLKQQGYAVHGVFMKNWEGDDVDDHCAAEDDLKDAQQVCEALDIPLQGVNFADQYWDRVFSYFLQEYGAGRTPNPDILCNREIKFRAFLDYALARGAEKIATGHYARIREQDGHYQLLRGKDHNKDQSYFLYTLNQEQLSRSLFPVGELDKPQVRRLAEQQQLVTFNKKDSTGICFIGERDFRAFLKHYLPAQPGEIQTPDGERLGRHEGLMYYTLGQRQGLGIGGVRGHEGATWYVADKDLQSNILIVVDGHDHPLLHSQQLTAGDLHWISAESPDAPFRCTARTRYRQADTACTIDALRNGICEVTFDDPQWAITPGQSIVFYQDEVCLGGGIIQDYQRSQT; this is translated from the coding sequence ATTATGCCAGCAATGAACATCATCGTAGGTATGTCCGGCGGCGTGGATTCGTCGGTGGCGGCACTGTTGTTAAAACAGCAGGGCTATGCCGTGCACGGGGTGTTCATGAAAAACTGGGAAGGCGACGATGTCGATGATCACTGCGCCGCGGAAGACGATCTCAAGGACGCACAGCAGGTCTGCGAGGCACTGGACATCCCATTGCAGGGCGTCAATTTCGCCGACCAGTACTGGGATCGGGTATTCAGTTATTTTCTGCAGGAATACGGCGCCGGACGCACCCCTAACCCGGATATCCTCTGTAACCGGGAGATCAAGTTCCGCGCCTTCCTGGATTACGCCCTCGCCCGGGGAGCCGAAAAAATTGCCACCGGCCACTATGCCCGTATCCGGGAGCAGGATGGCCACTATCAACTCTTGCGTGGCAAGGATCACAACAAGGATCAGAGTTACTTTTTATATACCCTGAACCAGGAACAGTTGAGCCGAAGCCTGTTTCCCGTGGGCGAGCTGGACAAGCCACAAGTCCGCCGCCTTGCCGAACAGCAACAGCTTGTGACCTTTAACAAAAAAGACAGTACCGGCATCTGTTTTATCGGCGAGCGGGATTTTCGGGCGTTTCTCAAACACTACCTGCCCGCTCAACCCGGCGAGATTCAGACGCCCGACGGCGAGCGACTCGGCCGGCATGAAGGGTTGATGTATTACACCCTGGGACAACGCCAGGGTCTGGGCATCGGCGGGGTCAGAGGCCACGAAGGCGCCACCTGGTATGTGGCCGACAAGGATCTGCAGAGCAACATTCTGATCGTGGTCGACGGCCATGATCATCCCCTGCTCCATAGCCAGCAACTGACTGCCGGCGATCTCCACTGGATCAGCGCTGAATCCCCTGACGCGCCGTTTCGCTGCACGGCCCGAACCCGCTATCGCCAGGCCGATACAGCCTGTACCATCGACGCTTTACGCAATGGCATCTGCGAGGTCACTTTCGATGATCCGCAATGGGCCATTACCCCGGGACAATCGATCGTGTTCTATCAGGATGAGGTCTGCCTGGGGGGCGGTATTATTCAGGATTATCAACGGAGTCAGACATGA
- a CDS encoding cold-shock protein: MSTGTVKWFSNAKGYGFIAPENGGDDIFTHFSAISMEGYKTLKKGQQVEFEYQQGPKGMHATTVTPRNSGTH; encoded by the coding sequence ATGTCGACAGGTACAGTAAAATGGTTCAGTAATGCCAAGGGATACGGGTTTATCGCCCCGGAAAACGGCGGAGATGACATTTTTACCCATTTCTCCGCCATCAGCATGGAGGGCTACAAGACCCTGAAAAAAGGCCAGCAAGTCGAATTCGAATACCAGCAGGGTCCCAAGGGGATGCACGCCACCACCGTCACCCCCCGCAATTCCGGCACCCACTAG
- the hflD gene encoding high frequency lysogenization protein HflD yields MNRTEEQVLALAAVFQAAQLVHNIASSGRYDEDDLRLCLQGILNTDPDSVQDVFGPPDTLRTGLQALVNQLGTMANQRQVEIARYVIALLHLQGKLNKNPAMLEQIANGIERVRGQLEHYDLTHTNVLANLAGIYSDTISTLTPKIMVNGEQQYLSNPDTVSRIRALLLAGIRAGVLWRQLGGRRWQILFKRKRLIDTAQQLLRQ; encoded by the coding sequence ATGAACCGGACAGAAGAACAGGTCCTGGCCCTGGCAGCCGTGTTTCAGGCCGCCCAGCTGGTGCACAACATCGCTTCCAGCGGTCGTTACGATGAAGACGATCTGCGTCTTTGCCTGCAGGGTATTCTGAATACCGATCCCGATTCTGTTCAGGACGTTTTTGGTCCGCCCGACACCCTGCGCACCGGCTTGCAGGCCCTGGTGAATCAGCTGGGGACGATGGCCAACCAGCGTCAGGTCGAAATTGCCCGCTACGTCATCGCGCTGTTGCACCTGCAGGGCAAGCTGAACAAAAACCCGGCCATGCTGGAGCAGATCGCCAACGGCATCGAACGGGTCCGTGGTCAGCTGGAACATTATGATCTGACCCATACCAACGTGCTGGCCAACCTGGCCGGTATCTACAGCGACACCATCAGCACCCTCACGCCCAAGATCATGGTCAACGGCGAACAGCAATACCTCTCCAACCCGGATACTGTCAGCCGTATCCGCGCCCTGCTGCTGGCCGGTATCCGCGCCGGCGTCCTCTGGCGCCAGCTCGGCGGCCGCCGCTGGCAGATCCTGTTCAAACGCAAACGCCTGATCGACACCGCCCAGCAGCTACTGCGACAATAG
- a CDS encoding pseudouridine synthase — protein MLIALNKPYNVASQFSGDNVEQTLAHYLANPGVYPAGRLDKDSEGLLLLTDDGPLQNRISDPAFKLPKTYWAQVEGVPTEAALEQLRQGIELKDGLTAPAEVTLMSEPPGLWPRQPPVRYRAAIPTAWFSLVLREGRNRQVRRMTAAVGYPTLRLIRYAIGPWTLDGLPPGQWREIEQPWPTLKQYCESHDISAPPDRRRGDRTKRPLSHGRGRRRGPDRP, from the coding sequence ATGCTGATCGCACTCAACAAGCCGTATAACGTGGCAAGCCAGTTCAGCGGCGACAATGTTGAACAGACCCTCGCCCACTACCTTGCAAACCCCGGTGTTTATCCGGCCGGGCGCCTGGACAAGGACAGTGAAGGCCTGTTGCTGCTGACCGATGACGGACCACTGCAAAACCGGATCAGCGACCCGGCTTTCAAGCTCCCCAAGACGTATTGGGCTCAGGTTGAGGGAGTCCCCACCGAAGCGGCACTGGAACAATTACGCCAGGGTATTGAATTGAAAGACGGTTTGACCGCCCCGGCTGAAGTCACGCTGATGTCGGAGCCGCCCGGCTTGTGGCCCCGCCAGCCACCGGTCCGGTATCGGGCAGCGATTCCCACCGCCTGGTTCTCGCTGGTCCTGCGCGAGGGTCGCAACCGCCAGGTGCGACGCATGACTGCCGCTGTCGGCTACCCGACGCTGCGCCTGATCCGGTATGCTATCGGCCCCTGGACGCTGGACGGGCTGCCACCCGGACAGTGGCGGGAAATTGAGCAACCCTGGCCCACCCTGAAACAGTATTGCGAATCCCATGACATTTCAGCCCCACCTGACCGTCGCCGCGGTGATCGAACAAAACGGCCGCTTTCTCATGGTCGAGGAAGACGTCGAGGGCCGGATCGTCCTTAA
- the clpS gene encoding ATP-dependent Clp protease adapter ClpS: MSDPKHTRENQDDGLALEEAKPKLKRPPMYKVVLINDDYTPMEFVVHVLQAFFGMDREKATHIMLNVHTRGKGICGIYPRDVAETKVAQVNDYSRQNEHPLLCTLEPDADEQ, from the coding sequence ATGAGTGACCCGAAACATACCCGCGAAAACCAGGATGACGGGCTGGCCCTTGAGGAGGCGAAGCCGAAACTCAAGCGCCCGCCCATGTATAAAGTTGTGCTGATAAATGACGACTACACTCCCATGGAGTTCGTCGTTCATGTATTACAGGCTTTTTTTGGCATGGATCGTGAAAAGGCGACCCATATCATGTTGAATGTTCATACCAGGGGCAAAGGCATCTGCGGCATCTATCCGCGCGATGTTGCCGAAACCAAGGTGGCACAGGTCAACGATTATTCAAGGCAGAACGAACATCCGTTACTCTGTACCCTGGAGCCGGATGCCGATGAGCAGTAG